Proteins from a genomic interval of Gossypium hirsutum isolate 1008001.06 chromosome A09, Gossypium_hirsutum_v2.1, whole genome shotgun sequence:
- the LOC107889785 gene encoding F-box protein PP2-A15 has protein sequence MGASLSNLTEGSNGTVMGPGLGDIPESCVACVFTYLTPPEICNLARLNRAFRGAASSDSVWEMKLPSNYQDLLDLVPPERYQNSSKKDIFALLSRPVPFDDGNKEIWLDRVTGRVCMAISAKGMAITGIDDRRYWNWVSTEESRFHTVAYLQQIWWFEVDGVVKFPLPADIYTLSFRLHLGRFSKRLGRRVSSFEHTHGWDIKPVTFELSTSDGQLASCEHYLDDTEQDYDNGNHKRGCWIDYKVGEFIVNDSEPVTEVRFSVKQIDCTHSKGGLCVDSVFIIPTDLKERKRKGMLK, from the exons ATGGGTGCGTCTCTGTCCAACTTAACGGAAGGAAGCAATGGGACGGTGATGGGACCGGGATTAGGGGACATACCGGAGAGCTGTGTGGCCTGCGTTTTCACTTACTTGACGCCGCCGGAGATTTGCAACCTGGCGAGGTTGAATCGAGCGTTTAGAGGGGCTGCCTCTTCGGATTCTGTTTGGGAAATGAAATTACCCAGTAATTATCAAGATCTGCTGGATTTAGTGCCACCCGAAAGGTACCAGAATTCGTCCAAAAAAGATATTTTTGCCCTTCTCTCTCGCCCGGTACCTTTTGATGATGGAAATAAG GAAATATGGCTGGACAGAGTGACCGGCAGGGTATGCATGGCAATATCTGCCAAAGGGATGGCAATAACTGGAATTGATGATCGGAGATATTGGAATTGGGTTTCTACAGAAGAATCTAG ATTCCATACTGTGGCCTATTTGCAGCAAATATGGTGGTTTGAAGTAGATGGAGTAGTAAAGTTCCCTCTTCCAGCTGATATCTATACTCTTTCATTCAGGCTTCACCTTGGAAGATTTTCCAAAAGGTTGGGAAGAAGAGTGTCTAGTTTTGAGCACACCCATGGTTGGGACATAAAGCCTGTAACATTTGAGTTGTCTACTTCTGATGGTCAGCTAGCATCATGTGAGCACTATTTAGATGATACTGAACAAGATTATGATAATGGAAATCATAAGCGCGGATGCTGGATAGACTACAAGGTTGGGGAATTTATTGTCAACGACTCTGAACCAGTTACTGAAGTCAGATTTTCTGTGAAACAGATAGATTGCACACATTCTAAAGGAGGACTTTGTGTAGATTCTGTATTTATCATCCCCACTGACCTAAAAGAGCGTAAAAGAAAAGGGATGTTGAAATAG
- the LOC107889787 gene encoding embryonic protein DC-8, translating into MATRQEKERRAEAAARQAADDLRDINSGIECEERVVYKEKLDRSSQQQQQRLPEESFAYKEEWGRETSPQQQQQRPGVIGTVLRAVQGTYEHAKEAVVGKSHEREGVYGGGGKTWGTTDEGDNAKEFAERAKDTTMEKAGEYKDYAAEKANQSADKAKQMDTTKEKAAEYTDYAAQKAKETKNTAAQRTKETKDTVTGKASEYTDYAAQKAKDAKDTTAQKASEYTDYAAQKTKGAKDATMGKATEYKDYTAEKAKEARDTTAQKASEYTDYATQKAKDAKDTTAQKASEYTGYAAQKTKDAKDATMGKAAEYKDYTAQKAKEERDTTAQKASEYTDYAAQKAKDAKDAAIGKATEYKDYAAEKAKGAKDTTAQKASEFTDYAAQKAKEAKDTTMEKATEYKDYAAEKAKEAKDVTAEKTKQGTEYAAEKAKEGKDTTVSKLGELKDSAADAAKRAMDFLTGKTEETKQKASETAQNTKETLSETTESARQKMEEMKLRGDEGRRKTYDDDAKRHGREGFSETIVIKVEESPAGAVDATLRSSDETFNDVGRVGEEGVIRDRSSKTKM; encoded by the exons ATGGCGACGAGGCAAGAGAAGGAGCGAAGAGCGGAGGCGGCAGCTAGACAAGCCGCGGATGATCTTAGGGATATTAACAGTGGAATAGAATGTGAAGAGAGAGTTGTTTATAAGGAGAAATTGGATCGATCGTCACAGCAACAACAACAAAGGTTGCCTGAAGAAAGTTTTGCGTATAAGGAGGAATGGGGAAGGGAAACTTCACCCCAGCAACAGCAACAGAGGCCTGGAGTTATTGGAACCGTGTTGAGGGCTGTGCAAGGTACTTACGAGCATGCAAAAGAAGCTGTGGTCGGAAAGAGCCATGAGAGGGAAGGAGTTTACGGAGGTGGAGGGAAGACATGGGGGACTACTGATGAAGGTGATAATGCGAAGGAGTTTGCTGAGAGGGCAAAGGACACTACCATGGAAAAGGCTGGTGAGTACAAAGACTATGCAGCTGAGAAAGCAAACCAGAGTGCTGATAAGGCCAAACAGATGGATACTACGAAGGAGAAGGCTGCTGAATATACAGATTACGCCGCTCAGAAGGCAAAGGAGACGAAAAACACAGCAGCCCAGAGGACAAAAGAAACCAAAGACACTGTAACAGGTAAAGCTTCTGAGTATACAGATTATGCTGCCCAGAAAGCTAAGGACGCAAAAGACACCACAGCACAAAAGGCTTCCGAGTATACAGACTATGCAGCACAGAAAACTAAGGGTGCAAAGGATGCTACAATGGGGAAAGCGACTGAATATAAGGATTATACCGCCGAGAAAGCCAAGGAGGCAAGAGATACCACAGCCCAAAAGGCTTCTGAGTATACAGATTACGCTACCCAGAAAGCTAAGGACGCAAAAGACACCACTGCACAGAAGGCTTCCGAGTATACAGGCTATGCAGCACAGAAAACTAAGGATGCAAAGGATGCTACAATGGGGAAAGCGGCTGAATATAAGGATTATACAGCTCAGAAAGCCAAGGAGGAAAGAGATACTAcagcccaaaaagcttctgagTACACAGATTATGCAGCACAGAAAGCTAAGGATGCAAAGGATGCCGCAATTGGAAAAGCGACTGAATATAAGGACTATGCAGCTGAGAAAGCCAAGGGAGCAAAGGATACGACAGCGCAGAAGGCTTCCGAGTTTACAGACTACGCAGCACAGAAAGCTAAGGAAGCAAAAGATACTACAATGGAAAAAGCGACCGAGTATAAAGACTATGCAGCTGAAAAAGCGAAGGAAGCGAAGGACGTGACAGCTGAGAAGACAAAACAGGGGACGGAATATGCAGCGGAGAAAGCAAAGGAAGGTAAGGATACAACAGTTAGTAAGCTTGGGGAGTTGAAAGATTCAGCTGCAGACGCTGCTAAGAGGGCTATGGATTTCCTCACTGGGAAGACGGAAGAAACGAAGCAGAAGGCATCCGAGACTGCACAGAACACCAAG GAGACATTGAGTGAAACGACGGAGTCAGCTAGACAGAAGATGGAAGAGATGAAGCTGAGAGGTGATGAAGGTAGAAGGAAGACTTATGATGATGATGCGAAACGCCACGGTCGTGAAGGGTTTTCAGAGACGATAGTGATTAAGGTTGAAGAATCCCCGGCAGGAGCCGTTGATGCTACACTGAGATCATCTGATGAAACATTCAATGATGTTGGGCGTGTTGGGGAGGAAGGCGTTATTCGTGATCGCTCCAGCAAAACCAAAATGTGA
- the LOC107908730 gene encoding probable glycosyltransferase At5g03795 has translation MGRDGNKSCFACCFSTPTTSSSSAIKLLFFIVPLILVSFIVFVLVPRNSTWALIYSLPPSTSAVAAAAANSSEKLGAAVHAESSQQVLDLPSRVVKTVDVGGSSGEATLSDSDEVAVNRSASPPLSAVEAVTKFQELNETKEYSSLNTSITDSDSLDITINGTPNNATTSLNETIALPLKHSRQVRTKLDKVEAGLQRARSAIREAKNGSQLQDPDYVPIGPMYWDAKAFHRSYLEMEKQFKVFVYKEGEPPVFHDGPCKSIYSMEGNFIYKLDVDTKFQTKDPQKAHVFYLPFSVAKMVRFVYSRDSRDFSPIRRTVVDYINLVAQKYPYWNRSHGADHFMLACHDWGPEASFSLPHLEKNSIRALCNANTSERFNPVKDVSIPEINLITDKLTGLMGGPSASQRQILAFFAGGVHGPIRPVLLEHWEDKDEDIKVHKYLPRGVNYYDMMRNSKYCICPSGYEVASPRIVEALYNGCVPVLISKSYVAPFSDVLRWKSFSVTVSVDDIPKLKEILMNISTRQYIRMQRRVLQVRRHFEFNSPPKRYDVFHMILHSVWLRRLNVRITDDHGVVAN, from the exons ATGGGTAGGGATGGGAATAAAAGTTGCTTTGCATGTTGCTTTTCAACACCCACAACTTCTTCTTCATCGGCAATCAAGCTTTTGTTCTTTATAGTTCCCTTGATTCTGGTATCATTCATTGTGTTTGTTTTAGTACCAAGAAACTCAACTTGGGCTTTGATTTATAGCCTCCCTCCTTCTACCTCTGCGGTGGCGGCGGCGGCGGCAAATAGCAGCGAGAAGCTCGGTGCAGCTGTGCATGCTGAAAGCAGCCAACAAGTATTGGATTTGCCTTCCAGGGTGGTCAAGACGGTGGATGTTGGAGGCAGCTCGGGAGAAGCAACACTGTCTGACTCAGATGAGGTTGCTGTTAATCGCTCAGCTTCACCCCCACTTTCTGCTGTTGAAGCAGTCACCAAATTTCAAGAATTA AACGAAACAAAGGAGTATAGTAGCTTAAACACCTCAATTACCGACTCAGATAGCTTAGACATTACCATTAACGGGACTCCAAATAATGCTACAACATCCCTGAATGAAACCATAGCTCTTCCCTTAAAGCACAGCAGACAAGTTCGAACCAAATTGGACAAGGTTGAAGCGGGTCTACAAAGAGCTCGATCGGCCATAAGAGAAGCTAAAAATGGGAGTCAATTACAGGATCCTGACTATGTCCCAATAGGTCCTATGTACTGGGATGCAAAGGCCTTTCACAG GAGCTACCTGGAAATGGAGAAACAATTTAAGGTGTTTGTTTACAAAGAAGGGGAACCTCCTGTGTTTCATGACGGTCCCTGCAAGAGCATATATTCCATGGAAGGAAATTTCATTTATAAGTTGGATGTTGATACCAAATTTCAAACTAAAGATCCCCAGAAAGCTCATGTTTTTTACCTTCCATTCAGTGTAGCAAAGATGGTCCGATTCGTTTATTCACGGGACTCGCGTGATTTTAGTCCCATACGAAGGACAGTGGTGGACTACATCAATCTTGTTGCTCAGAAGTACCCTTACTGGAATCGGAGCCACGGCGCGGACCATTTCATGCTCGCATGTCATGATtgg GGGCCAGAAGCTAGCTTTTCACTTCCTCACCTAGAAAAGAACTCCATTAGAGCTCTATGCAACGCCAACACTTCTGAAAGATTCAACCCCGTCAAGGATGTTTCGATTCCAGAAATCAATCTCATAACTGATAAATTAACCGGTTTGATGGGTGGACCATCAGCGTCTCAGCGTCAAATCTTGGCCTTCTTTGCAGGAGGGGTTCATGGTCCGATAAGACCGGTCTTACTCGAGCATTGGGAAGACAAGGATGAAGACATTAAGGTACATAAATACCTACCAAGAGGTGTCAATTACTACGATATGATGAGAAATAGCAAGTATTGCATCTGTCCAAGCGGGTACGAAGTTGCAAGCCCGAGGATTGTGGAGGCATTGTACAATGGATGTGTTCCAGTTCTCATATCAAAAAGTTACGTGGCACCATTTAGCGATGTTCTACGATGGAAGTCGTTTTCGGTGACGGTGTCAGTGGATGACATCCCGAAACTGAAGGAAATATTAATGAATATATCGACGAGGCAATACATAAGAATGCAGAGGAGAGTGTTGCAAGTCAGAAGGCATTTCGAGTTCAATTCTCCGCCTAAGCGCTACGATGTGTTTCACATGATCCTACACTCGGTTTGGCTTAGAAGACTCAACGTTAGGATCACCGATGACCATGGAGTCGTGGCTAATTGA
- the LOC107889786 gene encoding 60S ribosomal protein L24, whose amino-acid sequence MVLKTELCRFSGAKIYPGKGIRFVRGDSQVFLFSNSKCKRYFHNRLKPSKLTWTAMYRKQHKKDIAQEAVKKRRRTAKKPYSRSIVGATLEVIQKKRSEKPEVRDAAREAALREIKERIKKTKDEKKAKKAEVAAKQQKTQGKGNPPKGGAPKGPKLGGGGGKR is encoded by the exons ATGGTTCTCAA GACGGAGCTTTGCCGATTTAGTGGTGCCAAGATATACCCTGGGAAAGGCATCAGATTTGTTCGTGGTGATTCCCAG GTCTTCCTCTTTTCCAATTCAAAATGCAAGAGGTACTTCCACAACCGCCTGAAGCCATCAAAACTTACATGGACGGCCATGTACAGGAAGCAACACAAGAAG GACATTGCCCAAGAAGCTGTGAAGAAGAGGAGACGTACTGCAAAGAAGCCATACTCCAGATCCATTGTGGGTGCCACCTTAGAGGTTATCCAGAAGAAGAGGAGTGAGAAACCCGAAGTTCGTGATGCAGCCAGGGAAGCTGCTCTCCG AGAAATCAAGGAAAGGATCAAGAAGACTAAGGATGAAAAGAAGGCAAAGAAGGCAGAAGTAGCAGCGAAGCAACAGAAGACACAAGGCAAGGGTAACCCTCCAAAGGGTGGTGCACCCAAAGGTCCCAAgcttggtggtggtggtggaaaGCGATAA